A part of Verrucomicrobium sp. genomic DNA contains:
- the rfbG gene encoding CDP-glucose 4,6-dehydratase: MAFADVYRGRRVLVTGHTGFKGAWLSEWLLGLGAQVEGLALPPPTDPALFDQLGLAGRMKHRLGDIRDQALVEAAVREAAPDFVFHLAAQPLVRYSYQEPVETYAVNVLGTAHVLDAVRKAGRPCTVVAVTTDKCYENREWVHSYREEDPMGGWDPYSSSKGAAELVIAAYRRSFFSAPDSPVRLASGRAGNVIGGGDWAADRIVPDCVKALVAGKTIPVRNRLATRPWQHVLEPLGGYLWLGACLAKPELARLPQHVREGFNFGPGLDSNRPVSELVEEILRHWPGRWEDGTDPAAPHEASLLNLAVDKARHVLDWRPVWAFAPTVEKTIAWYRQAREGKFDALAFTRGQIAAYEADARSQGLAWAATSG; encoded by the coding sequence ATGGCCTTCGCTGACGTCTACCGCGGCCGCCGCGTCCTGGTCACCGGGCACACCGGGTTCAAGGGGGCGTGGCTTTCCGAGTGGCTCCTGGGCCTCGGCGCCCAGGTGGAGGGCCTGGCCCTGCCGCCGCCGACCGATCCCGCCCTCTTCGACCAGCTGGGCCTGGCCGGGCGGATGAAGCACCGCCTGGGCGACATCCGGGACCAGGCCCTGGTCGAGGCCGCCGTGAGGGAAGCCGCGCCTGACTTCGTCTTCCATTTGGCCGCGCAGCCGCTGGTCCGCTACTCCTACCAGGAACCGGTGGAGACATACGCCGTGAACGTCCTGGGCACCGCCCACGTCCTCGACGCCGTCCGCAAGGCGGGCCGCCCCTGCACGGTCGTCGCCGTGACGACTGACAAGTGCTACGAGAACCGCGAGTGGGTCCACAGCTACCGGGAAGAGGACCCCATGGGCGGCTGGGACCCTTATAGCTCCTCCAAGGGCGCCGCCGAGCTGGTCATCGCCGCCTACCGCCGCTCCTTCTTCTCCGCGCCCGATTCCCCCGTCCGCCTGGCCTCCGGCCGTGCGGGCAACGTCATCGGGGGAGGGGACTGGGCCGCCGACCGCATCGTCCCCGACTGCGTGAAGGCCCTGGTCGCCGGAAAGACGATCCCCGTCCGCAACCGCCTGGCCACCCGTCCCTGGCAGCACGTCCTGGAGCCGCTGGGCGGTTACCTGTGGCTCGGCGCCTGCCTGGCCAAGCCGGAGCTGGCCCGCCTGCCTCAGCACGTCCGGGAGGGCTTCAACTTCGGCCCCGGCCTCGACTCCAACCGCCCCGTCTCCGAGCTGGTGGAGGAAATCCTCCGCCACTGGCCCGGCCGCTGGGAGGACGGCACCGATCCCGCCGCCCCGCATGAGGCCTCCCTCCTGAATCTGGCCGTCGATAAGGCCCGGCACGTCCTCGACTGGCGGCCCGTCTGGGCCTTTGCCCCCACGGTGGAAAAGACGATCGCCTGGTACCGCCAGGCCCGGGAAGGCAAATTCGACGCCTTGGCCTTCACCCGCGGGCAAATCGCTGCTTACGAGGCGGACGCCCGTTCTCAGGGCTTGGCGTGGGCGGCCACTTCAGGTTAG
- the rfbH gene encoding lipopolysaccharide biosynthesis protein RfbH, whose amino-acid sequence MSRSAAEIKAEILRLTREYSALAHKAQRPGVENAAPFHPGQTTVPYAGRVFDEDEVEAAVGATLDFWLTLGPEGEAFEKELAGYLGVKYSLLVNSGSSANLVAFATLTSHKLPPARRVRPGDEVITVAAGFPTTVAPILQNGAVPVFLDNDPATGNLRIERLEEAFVPGKTKAVMIAHTLGNPFDLGAVLEFCRRHDLWLIEDNCDALGCTYSMPIERAKALGFTENSPGIPADGTHITRYTGTWGDLSTQSFYPPHHLTMGEGGAVSIVSRPPLKTYAESFRDWGRDCWCPSGKDNTCQKRFGWQLGELPEGYDHKYIYSHFGYNLKPLDPQAAIGRRQLKKLPAFVEARKQNWERLRAGLADCADVFDFSLPTHATGWTPQGFTWDATGCRTDCSWFGFMIRIKAGAPFTHTDLARHLDEKKIGNRMLFGGNLLRQPAFVQLRKDRPEAFRVVGEMAGADEIMRSALFLGTYPGLSEAMLDYEIETVRAFVKKAKG is encoded by the coding sequence ATGTCCCGTTCCGCCGCTGAAATCAAGGCCGAGATCCTCCGGCTGACCCGCGAATATTCCGCCCTGGCCCACAAGGCGCAGCGCCCCGGCGTCGAGAACGCCGCGCCGTTCCACCCCGGCCAGACCACCGTCCCCTACGCGGGCCGCGTCTTCGACGAGGACGAGGTGGAGGCCGCCGTCGGCGCGACGCTCGACTTCTGGCTCACTCTGGGGCCGGAAGGCGAGGCCTTCGAGAAGGAGCTGGCGGGCTACCTGGGCGTCAAATACTCCCTTTTGGTCAACTCCGGCTCCTCCGCCAACCTGGTCGCCTTCGCCACCCTGACCAGCCACAAGCTGCCGCCCGCGCGCCGCGTCCGCCCGGGGGACGAGGTCATCACCGTCGCCGCCGGGTTCCCCACCACCGTCGCCCCCATCCTGCAGAACGGCGCCGTCCCCGTCTTCCTGGACAACGACCCCGCCACCGGCAACCTCCGCATCGAGCGGCTGGAGGAGGCCTTCGTCCCCGGCAAGACGAAGGCCGTCATGATCGCCCACACCCTGGGCAACCCCTTCGACCTCGGCGCCGTCCTCGAGTTCTGCCGCAGGCACGACCTCTGGCTGATCGAGGACAACTGCGACGCCCTGGGCTGCACCTATTCGATGCCGATCGAGCGGGCCAAGGCCCTCGGCTTCACGGAGAACTCCCCCGGCATCCCGGCGGACGGCACCCACATCACCCGCTACACCGGCACCTGGGGGGACCTCTCCACCCAGTCCTTCTACCCGCCGCACCACCTGACGATGGGGGAGGGCGGCGCGGTCAGCATCGTCTCCCGCCCGCCGCTGAAGACCTACGCGGAAAGCTTCCGCGATTGGGGCCGCGACTGCTGGTGCCCCAGCGGCAAGGACAATACCTGCCAGAAGCGCTTCGGCTGGCAACTGGGCGAGCTTCCGGAGGGCTACGACCACAAGTACATCTACAGCCATTTCGGCTATAACCTGAAGCCCCTGGATCCGCAGGCCGCCATCGGCCGCCGCCAGCTGAAGAAGCTCCCCGCCTTCGTCGAGGCGCGGAAGCAAAACTGGGAGCGCCTCCGCGCGGGCTTGGCCGATTGCGCCGACGTCTTCGACTTCTCCCTGCCGACCCACGCCACGGGCTGGACGCCGCAGGGCTTCACCTGGGACGCCACCGGCTGCCGGACCGACTGCTCCTGGTTCGGCTTCATGATCCGGATCAAGGCGGGCGCGCCCTTCACCCACACCGATCTGGCCCGCCACCTGGACGAGAAGAAGATCGGCAACCGCATGCTCTTCGGCGGCAACCTGCTGCGGCAGCCCGCCTTCGTCCAGCTGCGGAAGGACCGCCCGGAGGCCTTCCGCGTCGTCGGGGAGATGGCCGGCGCCGACGAGATCATGCGCTCCGCCCTCTTCCTGGGGACCTACCCGGGCCTCTCCGAGGCGATGCTCGACTACGAGATCGAGACCGTCCGCGCCTTCGTCAAAAAGGCGAAGGGGTAG
- a CDS encoding NAD-dependent epimerase/dehydratase family protein, with product MKILLTGLSSLSGLRFAQALRRKGHEVWGGVTRASLDQYDGLRRARLQEWDGPVLTRLQFGSPGFLAALEREGPFDLCCHHGAEISDYRNPQFDFLDAARRNTGDALAACQALAASGCRALLATGSYFEAEEGGTPRDDQRAIYAYGLSKTLSWHILRHASERAGLLPAKFVMPTPFGALEEPRLAAYLVSRWKAGETPVLQTPFYVRDHLPIDLMAEGYAQFCERVALAPRETPAAIFRPSGFVESVGAFAERLADEFGRREGKAFSVDASTQSSQEEPQDRRNTESLLTSVYPWDAQAFWDAYHAFYFRQG from the coding sequence ATGAAGATCCTCCTCACGGGGCTCTCCTCCCTGAGCGGCCTGCGTTTTGCCCAGGCCCTCCGGCGGAAAGGGCACGAGGTGTGGGGAGGTGTGACGCGCGCGAGCCTCGACCAATACGACGGCCTGCGCCGCGCCCGGCTGCAGGAGTGGGACGGGCCGGTCCTGACCCGGCTGCAATTCGGCTCGCCCGGGTTCCTCGCCGCGCTGGAGCGGGAAGGGCCTTTCGACCTCTGCTGCCATCACGGCGCGGAGATCAGTGACTACCGCAACCCGCAGTTCGACTTCCTGGACGCCGCGCGGCGCAACACCGGCGACGCGCTGGCCGCCTGCCAGGCCCTGGCCGCTTCCGGCTGCCGCGCCCTCCTGGCCACCGGCTCCTACTTCGAGGCGGAGGAAGGCGGCACGCCCCGGGACGACCAGCGGGCGATCTACGCCTACGGCCTCTCCAAGACCTTGAGCTGGCACATCCTGCGCCACGCCTCGGAGCGGGCGGGCCTCCTGCCGGCCAAGTTTGTGATGCCGACCCCCTTCGGTGCGCTGGAGGAGCCCCGGCTGGCCGCCTACCTCGTCTCGCGCTGGAAGGCGGGGGAGACGCCCGTTCTGCAGACCCCCTTCTACGTGCGGGACCACCTGCCCATCGACCTGATGGCGGAGGGCTACGCCCAGTTCTGCGAGCGGGTTGCCTTGGCTCCTAGGGAAACCCCCGCCGCGATCTTCCGCCCCTCGGGATTCGTCGAGAGCGTCGGGGCCTTCGCGGAGCGCCTCGCCGATGAATTCGGCCGCCGGGAGGGGAAGGCCTTCAGTGTCGACGCCTCCACCCAGTCCAGCCAGGAGGAGCCGCAGGACCGCCGCAACACGGAGAGCCTGCTGACCTCCGTCTATCCGTGGGATGCCCAGGCTTTCTGGGACGCCTACCACGCGTTCTACTTCCGCCAGGGCTGA
- a CDS encoding glycosyltransferase family 2 protein, giving the protein MTARKTISLLLPAYNEAANLPEVFRRVEAVAAVLQPRYDVEFLLMDNCSTDGTSALCREKCAQDDRYRYLRYSRNFGAEASMLAGLDHARGDAAVFVYTDLQDPPELIPEMAAKWEEGNEVVYGLVRRRNDYSLFKTVGAKIYYGLLRRLADIALPENATDFRLMDRKVLDALGQLRERDRYLRGLVHWVGFRQTGIPYDRSPRVHGETKYPIWTSVKFGLNAVFCFSSKPLQIATYLGFFFTLLSVALGFFYLLLKLAPALGLPLPADIAPPLGVTTIVLLILLNLGLNTLFLGIVGQYLARVYNQGKQRPLYIVDEKIGF; this is encoded by the coding sequence ATGACCGCCCGCAAAACCATCAGCCTCCTCCTGCCCGCCTACAACGAGGCGGCGAATCTCCCCGAGGTCTTCCGCCGCGTGGAGGCCGTGGCCGCCGTCCTGCAGCCCCGGTATGACGTCGAATTCCTCCTCATGGACAATTGCAGCACCGACGGGACCTCCGCCCTCTGCCGGGAAAAGTGCGCGCAGGACGACCGCTACCGCTACCTCCGCTATTCCCGCAACTTCGGCGCGGAGGCCTCCATGCTGGCGGGCCTCGACCACGCCCGCGGAGACGCCGCCGTCTTCGTCTACACCGACCTGCAGGACCCGCCGGAGCTGATCCCGGAAATGGCGGCCAAGTGGGAGGAGGGCAACGAGGTCGTCTACGGCTTGGTCCGCCGCCGCAACGACTACAGCCTCTTCAAGACCGTCGGGGCGAAGATCTACTACGGCCTCCTCCGCCGCCTGGCCGACATCGCCCTGCCGGAGAACGCCACCGATTTCCGTCTGATGGATCGCAAGGTGCTCGACGCCCTGGGCCAGCTGCGGGAGCGGGACCGCTACCTGCGCGGCCTCGTCCATTGGGTCGGCTTCCGGCAGACCGGCATCCCCTACGACCGCAGCCCCCGCGTCCACGGGGAGACCAAGTATCCCATCTGGACCAGCGTCAAGTTCGGCCTCAACGCCGTCTTCTGCTTCTCGTCCAAGCCCCTCCAGATCGCCACCTACCTGGGCTTCTTCTTCACCCTGCTTTCCGTCGCGCTCGGGTTCTTCTACCTGCTGCTCAAGCTGGCTCCGGCCCTCGGCCTGCCGCTGCCCGCCGACATCGCGCCGCCGCTCGGCGTCACCACCATCGTCCTCCTGATCCTCCTCAACCTGGGGCTCAACACCCTCTTCCTGGGCATCGTCGGCCAATACCTGGCCCGCGTCTACAACCAGGGGAAGCAGCGGCCGCTCTACATCGTCGACGAAAAGATCGGCTTCTGA
- a CDS encoding sugar porter family MFS transporter, with protein sequence MTGPGVLGRPGVPPAPFMKPNRVLIGTCLVAALGGTLFGFDTAVISGVQDALRDLFHLDGFQQGMVTAVALVGTVLGALIAAKPGDLYGRRDSLKVAGVFYLACALGCALAWNLASLVFFRFLGGVAVGASSVLGPLYLAEISPARWRGRLVGFFQFNVVFGILLAFLSNYLVGLGDFGAHEWRWKLGVQVVPAFLFFVLLWLIPRSPRWLVMRGHDAEALHVLRLIGEEDPERTVGRIRRSVHRQQGFQTEPLFRAPHWKPVFLAVLVAFFNQAGGINAIFYYLNPIFAMAGFSKVSGDLQSVAVGGTNLIFTVVGMALIDRVGRRPLLLWGTLGCGLCLAGIAAVFSGPARHDLLVWLLVGYIACHAFGQGAVVWVYISEVFPNAVRAKGQTLGGTTHWVMAALISWGFPVFARPAGTPGAGLPFAVFALMMIVQIVVVWRFFPETKGTSLEEVEEVTAA encoded by the coding sequence CTGACCGGGCCGGGGGTTCTCGGAAGGCCCGGCGTCCCGCCCGCACCTTTTATGAAACCCAACCGCGTCCTCATCGGCACCTGCCTCGTCGCCGCCCTTGGCGGAACCCTCTTCGGCTTCGACACGGCCGTCATCTCCGGCGTGCAGGACGCGCTGCGGGACCTCTTCCATTTGGACGGCTTCCAGCAGGGGATGGTGACGGCGGTCGCCCTCGTCGGCACGGTGCTGGGCGCGCTCATCGCGGCCAAGCCGGGCGACCTCTATGGCCGCCGCGATTCCCTGAAGGTGGCGGGCGTCTTCTACCTGGCCTGCGCCCTCGGCTGCGCCTTGGCGTGGAACCTGGCCTCCCTCGTCTTCTTCCGCTTCCTGGGCGGTGTGGCCGTCGGCGCCTCCTCCGTCCTGGGGCCGCTCTACCTGGCGGAGATCTCCCCCGCGCGGTGGCGCGGGCGGCTGGTCGGCTTCTTCCAGTTCAACGTCGTCTTCGGCATCCTCCTGGCCTTCCTGAGCAATTACCTCGTCGGCCTCGGGGATTTCGGCGCCCACGAATGGCGGTGGAAGCTGGGCGTGCAGGTCGTCCCGGCTTTCCTCTTCTTCGTCCTCCTCTGGCTCATCCCGCGCAGCCCGCGCTGGCTGGTCATGCGGGGGCACGACGCGGAGGCGCTCCACGTCCTGCGCCTCATCGGGGAGGAAGACCCGGAGCGGACGGTCGGGCGGATCCGCCGCTCCGTCCACCGGCAGCAGGGTTTCCAGACGGAGCCCCTTTTCCGTGCCCCGCACTGGAAGCCGGTCTTCCTGGCCGTCCTGGTCGCCTTCTTCAACCAGGCGGGCGGCATCAACGCGATTTTCTATTATCTGAACCCCATCTTCGCCATGGCGGGATTTTCCAAGGTCTCGGGCGACCTCCAGTCGGTCGCCGTCGGGGGGACCAATCTGATATTCACCGTGGTCGGCATGGCCTTGATCGATCGCGTCGGGCGGCGTCCGCTCCTTCTTTGGGGGACTTTGGGCTGCGGCCTTTGCCTGGCGGGAATCGCCGCGGTTTTCAGCGGTCCGGCGCGCCACGACTTGCTCGTTTGGCTCCTCGTCGGCTACATCGCCTGCCACGCCTTCGGGCAGGGGGCCGTGGTCTGGGTCTATATCTCGGAGGTTTTCCCCAACGCCGTCCGGGCCAAGGGCCAGACCCTGGGCGGGACGACCCACTGGGTCATGGCGGCGCTCATTTCCTGGGGATTCCCGGTTTTCGCCAGGCCCGCCGGCACGCCCGGGGCGGGGCTGCCTTTTGCGGTGTTTGCCCTGATGATGATCGTCCAGATCGTCGTGGTCTGGCGTTTCTTCCCGGAGACGAAGGGGACCTCCCTGGAAGAGGTGGAGGAAGTGACGGCCGCCTGA
- a CDS encoding helix-turn-helix domain-containing protein translates to MESVTVAGLLHALSDPVRIAIVAELLKEKKKCGVNCVQTMSRAKLSLPKSTCSQHYQILREAGIIFSERKGVELASRIRCEELEARFPGLLKSIIKAYQKEAKK, encoded by the coding sequence ATGGAAAGCGTGACGGTGGCGGGCCTCCTCCATGCCCTCTCCGATCCCGTCCGCATCGCCATCGTCGCCGAGCTTCTGAAGGAGAAGAAGAAGTGCGGGGTGAACTGCGTCCAGACGATGAGCCGGGCCAAGCTTTCCCTGCCCAAGTCGACCTGCTCCCAGCATTACCAGATCCTGCGGGAGGCGGGCATCATCTTCAGCGAGCGCAAGGGCGTGGAGCTGGCCAGCCGCATCCGCTGCGAGGAGCTGGAAGCCCGCTTCCCCGGCCTGCTCAAGTCGATCATCAAGGCCTACCAAAAAGAGGCGAAGAAGTAG
- a CDS encoding alkene reductase, with protein MPSLYDPLQLGDFRVSNRVFMAPLTRCRASTGRVPNALMAQYYAQRASAGLILSEATSVDPIGVGYPDTPGLWSAEQVEGWKLVTRAVHAAGGVILAQLWHVGRISDPLYLNGELPVAPSAVRPEGHVSLVRPIKEFVTPRALGREEIPGIVGAYRKAAQHAQEAGFDGVELHGANGYLLDQFLQDKTNRRTDDYGGPVENRARLMLEAVDAAVSVWGPGRVGLHLAPRRDAHDMGDSDPAATFGYVAREMGKRKIAFLCAREKTGPDSLGPLLKKEFGGAYVANEAFSREEAEKIVASGTADAVAFGKLFIANPDLPRRFREKTPLNTPNADTFYQYSHPEEGYTDYQSL; from the coding sequence ATGCCCTCCCTCTACGATCCCCTCCAGCTCGGCGACTTCCGCGTCTCCAACCGCGTTTTTATGGCTCCGCTCACCCGCTGCCGCGCCTCCACGGGCCGGGTGCCCAACGCCCTCATGGCCCAGTATTACGCCCAGCGGGCTTCCGCCGGGCTGATCCTTTCGGAAGCCACCTCGGTCGATCCGATCGGCGTCGGCTATCCGGATACTCCCGGCCTCTGGTCAGCGGAGCAGGTGGAAGGGTGGAAGCTGGTGACCCGCGCCGTCCACGCCGCGGGCGGGGTCATCCTGGCCCAGCTCTGGCACGTGGGCCGCATTTCCGATCCTCTCTACCTGAACGGGGAGCTGCCCGTGGCCCCCAGCGCCGTCCGGCCGGAAGGCCACGTCAGCCTGGTGCGGCCGATCAAGGAATTCGTCACCCCCCGCGCCCTGGGGCGGGAGGAAATCCCCGGCATCGTCGGGGCCTACCGCAAGGCGGCCCAGCACGCCCAGGAAGCCGGGTTCGACGGCGTCGAGCTGCACGGGGCCAACGGCTACCTCCTGGACCAGTTCCTGCAGGACAAGACCAACCGGCGCACGGACGACTACGGCGGCCCGGTCGAAAACCGCGCCCGCCTCATGCTGGAGGCGGTCGACGCCGCCGTCTCCGTCTGGGGGCCGGGCCGCGTCGGCCTGCATCTGGCTCCCCGCCGGGATGCGCATGACATGGGGGATTCCGATCCCGCCGCCACCTTCGGCTACGTCGCCCGGGAAATGGGGAAGCGGAAGATCGCCTTTCTCTGCGCCCGGGAAAAGACCGGCCCGGACAGCTTGGGGCCGCTTTTGAAGAAGGAATTCGGCGGCGCCTACGTGGCCAACGAGGCCTTCAGCCGGGAAGAGGCGGAGAAGATCGTCGCCTCCGGCACGGCGGACGCCGTCGCCTTCGGCAAGCTCTTCATCGCCAATCCCGACCTGCCGCGCCGCTTCCGGGAGAAGACCCCGCTCAACACGCCGAACGCGGACACCTTCTACCAATACAGCCACCCGGAAGAGGGCTACACGGACTACCAGTCCTTGTAA
- a CDS encoding HlyD family secretion protein — protein MTSVPKKQNAWQKLPPERRRKILIVLGAVAGAAVLVWALDLFLHEETDDAYVTGHVHYVSARISGTVQEVKVDDNELVQEGQELVKIDPAEYDATLRQRKGEEERARLNFERDKSLLEGEAVSKEEWEQDKSTLETAQAQLTWAQLQKDYTTVRAPASGRVGRKNVEVGLHIEAGQTLLAVVEPDLWVVANFKETQLAHMRAGQKVKMTIDAIPGHTFTGVVDSFSPASGNQFALLPADNSTGNFTKIVQRVPVKIRFDAESTKGYEDRLRAGLSVIVKVRT, from the coding sequence ATGACATCCGTTCCCAAGAAACAAAACGCCTGGCAGAAGCTGCCGCCGGAGCGCCGCCGGAAGATCCTCATCGTCCTGGGGGCGGTCGCCGGCGCGGCGGTCCTGGTCTGGGCCCTCGATCTCTTCCTCCATGAGGAGACGGACGACGCCTACGTGACCGGCCACGTCCACTACGTCTCCGCCCGCATCAGCGGCACGGTGCAGGAGGTGAAGGTGGACGACAACGAGCTGGTGCAGGAAGGACAGGAGCTGGTGAAAATCGACCCCGCCGAATACGACGCCACCCTGCGCCAGCGCAAGGGGGAGGAGGAGCGCGCCCGCCTCAACTTTGAGCGGGACAAGTCCCTGCTGGAGGGAGAGGCCGTCTCCAAGGAGGAATGGGAGCAGGACAAGAGCACTTTGGAAACGGCGCAGGCCCAGCTGACCTGGGCCCAGCTGCAGAAGGACTACACGACTGTCCGCGCCCCGGCCTCCGGCCGGGTGGGCCGGAAGAACGTGGAGGTGGGCCTCCACATCGAGGCCGGGCAGACGCTCCTGGCCGTGGTGGAGCCGGACCTGTGGGTGGTGGCCAACTTCAAGGAGACGCAGCTGGCCCACATGCGCGCGGGCCAGAAGGTGAAGATGACCATCGACGCCATCCCCGGCCACACCTTCACCGGCGTGGTGGACAGCTTTTCCCCGGCCAGCGGCAACCAATTCGCCCTGCTCCCCGCCGACAACTCGACGGGGAACTTCACGAAGATCGTCCAGCGCGTGCCGGTGAAAATCCGCTTCGACGCCGAGTCGACGAAGGGTTACGAGGACCGGCTGCGCGCCGGCCTCTCCGTCATCGTCAAGGTGCGGACCTGA
- a CDS encoding DHA2 family efflux MFS transporter permease subunit has translation MSGAAAIAEHRLPGALARRAAAGGWLKWAILLSASFGAMLEIIDTSIVNVAMPYMQGNLGATLSEIGWVSTGYSMANVIVIPLSAWLGQRFGKKQYFLFSLVAFTIASVACGLATNLATLIIARVFQGLGGGGLLAKAQAILFETFPPSEQAVASSVFGMGVIAGPAIGPALGGFLTDNLNWRWIFFINIPFGILAVWMISTFMPHDEVDTEHPAHTADVDWLGIGLLAVGLGCLQAVLEQGQQEDWFSSDFIRSMSFFSVTALLLFVWHEFHTPHPAVDLRVLRHRSLAAGSLFSVLLGMGLYGTLFVVPIFAQGVLNFTATKTGVMLIPGAIASAAGMIIAARLSKVLDPRATIGIGGLMTALVMFSLANLNPDTGEDQFFWPLIFRGLGSVLMFLPLSIATLGALPKNDIPAAAGFFSLTRQLGGSIGIAFITTLVSKREMVHRSQLVYHVSELNPDYAGRLNSSLSLFHSNTGDPVMAQQQALAAIDRSVNLQAGLLSYIDIFHAVGFLFIITLPLLALLSRGGKNQNVEAEVH, from the coding sequence GTGAGCGGGGCCGCGGCCATCGCGGAGCACCGCCTGCCGGGGGCCCTGGCCCGCCGCGCCGCCGCCGGGGGCTGGCTGAAGTGGGCCATCCTCCTCTCTGCCTCCTTCGGCGCCATGCTGGAGATTATCGACACCAGCATCGTCAACGTGGCCATGCCCTACATGCAGGGAAACCTGGGGGCCACTCTTTCGGAGATCGGCTGGGTCTCCACCGGCTACTCCATGGCCAACGTCATCGTCATCCCCTTAAGCGCCTGGCTGGGCCAGCGCTTCGGCAAGAAGCAGTATTTCCTCTTCTCCCTCGTCGCCTTCACCATCGCCTCCGTGGCCTGCGGCCTGGCGACGAACCTGGCCACCCTCATCATCGCCCGCGTCTTCCAAGGCCTGGGCGGCGGCGGCCTTTTGGCCAAGGCGCAGGCGATCCTCTTCGAGACGTTCCCCCCTTCCGAGCAGGCGGTGGCCAGCTCCGTCTTCGGCATGGGGGTCATCGCCGGGCCCGCCATCGGGCCCGCGCTGGGGGGATTCCTGACGGACAACCTGAACTGGCGCTGGATTTTCTTCATCAACATCCCCTTCGGCATCCTGGCGGTGTGGATGATCTCCACCTTCATGCCGCATGACGAGGTGGACACGGAACACCCCGCCCATACGGCCGACGTGGACTGGCTCGGCATCGGCCTATTGGCCGTGGGCCTGGGCTGCCTCCAGGCCGTGCTGGAGCAGGGCCAGCAGGAGGACTGGTTCTCCTCCGACTTTATCCGCTCCATGTCGTTCTTCTCCGTCACAGCGCTGCTCCTCTTCGTGTGGCATGAGTTCCACACCCCTCACCCGGCGGTCGACCTGCGGGTGCTGCGCCACCGCTCCCTGGCGGCGGGCAGCCTCTTTTCCGTCCTGTTGGGGATGGGGCTCTACGGCACCCTTTTCGTCGTCCCCATCTTTGCCCAGGGAGTCCTCAATTTTACCGCCACCAAGACGGGCGTCATGCTCATCCCGGGGGCGATCGCCTCCGCCGCCGGAATGATTATAGCGGCGCGCCTCTCCAAGGTGCTCGACCCCCGCGCCACCATCGGCATCGGCGGCCTCATGACCGCCCTGGTCATGTTCTCCCTGGCCAACCTGAATCCGGACACCGGCGAGGATCAGTTCTTCTGGCCGCTCATCTTCCGCGGCTTGGGCAGCGTCCTCATGTTCCTGCCGCTTTCCATCGCCACCCTCGGCGCCCTGCCGAAAAATGACATCCCGGCCGCCGCGGGCTTCTTCAGCCTGACCCGGCAGCTGGGAGGATCGATCGGCATCGCCTTCATCACGACGCTAGTTTCCAAGCGGGAGATGGTCCACCGCTCCCAGCTGGTCTACCACGTCAGCGAGCTGAACCCGGACTACGCCGGGCGGCTCAATTCCAGCCTCTCCCTCTTCCACTCCAACACCGGGGACCCCGTCATGGCCCAGCAGCAGGCCTTGGCGGCCATCGACCGCTCCGTGAACCTCCAGGCGGGGCTGCTCAGCTACATCGACATCTTTCACGCCGTCGGATTCCTTTTCATCATCACCCTTCCCCTGCTCGCCCTCCTGAGCCGGGGCGGCAAGAACCAAAACGTGGAGGCCGAAGTCCATTGA
- a CDS encoding TetR/AcrR family transcriptional regulator, translating into MQVITYMSTSTTKAKGDTRARILLAAREVLAQAGWTGATTQEIARRAQVNEVTLFRHFRTKQALFEAVLLGFLKGRRQIIDWAEAEDVPLEEMLSRYAAHYRKSQKNSADLIRTLLAEYNRQPGTLRQVIEEAAAPLKADFLAYVKRRQARGEIRRDVDCAAFLDLFSGLLLAETIKPCIGKRGYSQAAYDKLRIDVLIRGVRP; encoded by the coding sequence ATGCAAGTGATTACTTACATGAGCACCTCCACGACGAAAGCCAAGGGCGACACCCGCGCCCGCATCCTCCTGGCCGCCCGGGAAGTCCTGGCCCAGGCCGGCTGGACGGGAGCCACCACGCAGGAAATCGCCCGCCGCGCGCAGGTGAACGAGGTGACGCTCTTCCGCCATTTCCGCACGAAGCAGGCCCTCTTCGAGGCGGTGCTCCTGGGCTTTCTGAAAGGGCGGAGGCAGATCATCGACTGGGCCGAGGCGGAGGACGTGCCGCTGGAGGAGATGCTTTCCCGCTACGCGGCGCACTACCGGAAAAGCCAGAAAAACTCCGCCGACCTGATCCGCACTCTCCTGGCCGAGTACAATCGCCAGCCGGGCACGCTCCGCCAGGTGATCGAGGAGGCCGCCGCCCCCCTCAAGGCCGATTTCCTGGCCTACGTGAAGCGCCGCCAGGCCCGCGGGGAGATCCGCCGGGACGTCGACTGCGCCGCCTTCCTCGACCTCTTTTCCGGCCTCCTCCTGGCGGAGACGATCAAGCCCTGCATCGGCAAGCGCGGCTACAGCCAGGCGGCTTATGACAAGCTGCGCATCGACGTCCTCATCCGGGGGGTCCGCCCGTGA